AGTTCAGCTGTTAACATAATACATAGAAGAGTAAATGTTGCGTCATGGAACATGATCAGTATATTAATGCAGGTTCTATTGTTAATTTCATGTAGTTTACGACATTGAGTGGATATTTGTCGGATTTGATGTATTTCTAGTTAGCTATCAAATTATGAATTGTAATTAACTAATTCGACATCATTAAATAGGGAAAGGTAAGGACTTGGACATAGAGCTTCATGACcgtatttttatttccatttctattacgttatttattttatttaatatatacacctCACgagtattaaatatttttttaaataaaattaaatggcaTGATTTATGTACagatttttatattgattaaaataaaaaatacattatgaCTCGAGAtagaaaatactatttaaaGAGACCTTGTCTATTCCagattttgtcaatttctCTCCAGCATTCATATTACTCTTCTTTTACgaacaacatttttttttatttatatggattcatttatttttaataaaccctCAAATTAGtcttaattattaacaaatcAGGACCAAGATTTTGCTATAACAATGATTACTCATATATAGGAACAAGTGCTGAATTAAGGTGGTTACTTACAGGACGGTTtgagaattccacaaaactgaGAATGTATGAAAATCAGCAGTGGGATCAAACCACAACCGAAACTGCTGCTCTCTTTCCCCCTTTCCTTGAGTATACACATTTGTGTGAACCGTGTAAGGATCCCCGCTCAAATTCCCCAAGAACTCAAAATCAATCTCATCATGATTCTGCCCTTCTGACGACAactacaagaaaagaaagaaaacaaatcatAATCTCCACAAGAATTAAGGACaaaagtcaaacaaatattcagTAATTAATCGTTCTTGAAAacgaagaagaaaaaaagacaacATAGTAAGCAGTGACAGTTCCGGCAGAGTTTCCAGGGACAAGCTTGAGCTGCATGTCGATTTTCCCGAAAAGATACTCCTTTTTGGATTTAAAACCCGACCCGGAATATCTgtcgagagagagagtgaggagGTCTCCGTTGTCGACAATTTTGCCTCGGCCTTCGCCCCAGGTGATATCGAAGTCCTGGAAGAAGTTGGCCTTTGAAGAAGTGATGAGAAACAGGGTTGTCAGAAAGCGCAAAAGCAAAGCGTTTCTTGAATACACAAAGAAACCCATTTTTTGACGATGAGTTTGAGCGCAGGAGGctttaagttttatatttatgggCATTGAATATGCATGAGAAGATGGTAGATAGAGAAGGGACAAAAATTGTAATGTGGGTTTTGGGTTTTTCCGGAAACCGACATCGGGAAGTCGGGGGTTATTAAAATTCGACAGGGTTTCTCGTTTACTTTTGTGGATGGGATATGTGCGTGATGAAACTCaccacaaatatttattagttttaggTGAGaaagttttcaatttaaattgaatttgattaaagtgaatagttatattataaatacaatatgtTAATTTGTCATATGAGtggtgtataattttaaaaaaatcccataacaaatgtattaaattttttttgtgattgatttgaatcgatcaaacttaatttaaataagaatattacGAGCTTTTGATTTGTCTTCTAATttcctaattaatattttatttattaattttttatttaaaatgtgtTTATTCTTTATTAAGGAATAATTGAGGACATTGTTGTCCATCTTGGtcgaaatataaaaattagtggGCAAAAAGAACTTAACCCTTaggaataattcatttttcgCAAATGGGTTGAGGTTAGATGTGGCAAAGGAGCAAGTTGGGTTGGATTTGGGTTGTGTCCAAATAAATTAGGTTCAATATGGGTTGTGTTTGAAATGAGTTTGAATTAATGGGTTGAAAATGCATTGGGTTGTAAAtgagtataattttaaatcgaTGATACCgatttgtcatttttaatgcttagaaaattcaaatttttagattataataAGATGACAATATTGTTAATACAACTTgcaatataatatgattaaattgtattattcATTGTTTATGGAAAGTAATCAGGTTATATTAAAGattcatttgttaaatataaaatgaaaagctcgtatattacaaaaatactgcattttttttaaaacaaatcatGATATAAATAGTTGTGCAATCAATTTctctataattatttctaaaattgaattgtGGATTTTCAATCTCAATAGTAATAATACATGTtagttcattataaaaaattattaaatattgatatttaatatgttcattgaaatttataatatagttgtATACtgtcaatttattaaaataaaaaatgatcacATATGAATTgcaagttattattattttataacattcttcacttttctttaatttgtttctcattaatttaataatttactaaatatattttgaaaattttgtttctgaAAACGAATACGAAAAGTTAGAAATGTAAAAGTAGttagtaatatatagtataattaactCATTTCTAACGATTTTAAAATCCATCATCAACCCATATACATCATTAATctacttaaaatatatcatcaacTCACTTAGAACCCATCATCAACCCACTTAAAATCCGTCATCAACCCACTTAGAACCCATCATCAACCCACTTAAAATCCATCACCAACCCATATAATACCCATAATGAACTCATGATtataatctatactaatatctTTCATcaattgtattatattattaaaactactttcaataaactaataaaaaattaaacatgaaTAACCCGTGTAAGACccactaaaataaatatatatcacataatttatttaatttatttatacaaaatcatattaaacctatatttaaaaaatactaaaccCAACCCAACCCAACCCAACCTAACCCAGAACTAGGTGAGTTGGGTTGGAACAATGGGTTCCCACCCATATTGCAACCCCTGTTTGAAACCAACGAAGAAACTACAATATCAACTACTACAAGGGTcaaggaaaaatgcaattactGGGGCGCTGGCAATTCCAATCCAGACTGattcaaaatttgtaataaataaatgcaatttataaaaatgggtaattttggttgaaaaaaaaatctaatttagcTGAAATTAGAAGTTTCttggattaaaattgtcaatttttataaattatattcattgaATACAAATCTCGAATCTGCATGGATTGAAATTGTCACCATCACTATATTagtggaccaaaattatatttttttgacgACAATccttatctatatataatccGCAGTCCACATAAATCCAGTCACTCGGAACTCTAAGAATTTCCATTCATaccttttaaatattttgaactatttattcgattatattataattgctattatacttatcatattaTTGATCACTACTTAcacatatttcaatttatacgTGGCGACAAATTCACTGGAGTCTACCAAGTCTAATATCTTAACTGGAATTTTTCCCACCTAGCTACAAGTAGTAGATAAGCATAAACATGCATGCATAtgagtgtgtgagtgtgtgttcACTGAATGGTCATTGTCACCAAATCACGATGATGACATGATTAGGTCTGAAGCTGTGAATATGAGCGGTTAGCGGATAGAGAGGAGTGGAAAGTGTCTCGGAAAAGGGCGGAAAGGGAAAAATACTGCATGCATCTGCCGACTGAACTTTAATTTTGGTTGCACATTGGGCGCTTCTAATTCCGGGCCATCGGGCGGGATTGTCGTCAGACAACATTGTACTTGTCCTATCATATCAACTCTACGTACGAAACGTAACTGATGAATTAAGTGATAGCAATAACACGTcaagtttgtttattttgtctGAATAGTTTGTATTAGATTAAAAGGCTTGTTTATAAGATTGGTTTGTTTTGGATATTAGGGCAATCAATGCGAATAGCCCATTTACAATATGTATTGCCAGCTTGGGAGAACAGTCTCGAGAACTCACCTCCATTTTGTCACCCTAATTGACTTTTCCCGACTTCAATTGATATTCATTGCCAAATTTGTCCACCGCTTTGTATTAAATTCCATTTTTATCCCTCATTCCCTGAAAATTTGCACTGATACCAAAGTGCATTCAATTACACTGTCGAACTTTCCTCACTTTTACTAGGTAAGAAGCTACTTCTGTTCACTTGCCTACTGAGGTTAGGTAAGTGTGTAGCATTTTGCTgattccttttccttttttcaatttttctactTAGGAGCTTTCAGGTTTAATATGTGGACTGTTGCCATCGTTATACAAACGTTATTTTGAGGTGGTTATGTGCTTGTCCATTAGGATGAGGTCAaggcaaaaaaattacattagtTGTGATAGCGTTGTAGCAGGTTCTGCTGAAGTTGCAGTCGCACTCACTTTATTCATTTCCGTCATTCGTTATCTTAACTTTAAAAGCCTCGTCGTGCGTCGCTTGAGGGGGCGCCACTACACCCTTAACACTAGAATACCTAACCAGATTAGGCACCTACATAGGTTAGTGTCGGTTAACAATGAGCCTTGCCTTCAAAAACTTCACATGGATTGTAATGCCTTTGGAAGATTATGTTGCCTACTTCAACACTCTGGAGGTGTTTCTGCAAAGAAGCATTTGTTAGTCTCCGAACAAGTAGTGGCCATATTCCTCAATGTAGTTTCCACCACAAGACGAATTCTATGATTAAACACGACTTCATACGTTCAGGATGCACCATTAGCAAGCACTTTAATGTAGTGCTTAATGCCATCATTAAGCTCTACACTGTTCTGCTGGCAAGACCGACACCAATTATTGAAGAATATGTTGACCCACGTTGGAGATGGTTCAAGGTAATTTTAGAACGAGTTGCTTTTTAACAATAGATTACTCAATTTTATGTCTCAACACATCACTACTACATTGAACTAGCTAGTCCTTTTTTACACTTTCCTTATATAAACTTTTCGTGGTTGTTTGGATGCTTTGGATGGTACCTTCATTGACGCCAGTGTTCCTGAGCACGAAAAAGGCCATTACCGTAATAGAAAGGGTCAGGTTGTTGTAAACCTCTTTGGTGTGTGCAATCTAAATAtagaattcatatatatactaacaaGGTGGGAAGGTAGTGCAACCGACAGCCATGTCCTTCACTATGCAATCCAATGACCAAACGGGTTGCAAATGCCAAGTTCTCAATATTTCAAACGCAGTTTATAAGTTTGGAAGCTAATTTATCTCTGTGTTACTTATTATCCATATTTGAATTGTGTACTaggaaattattatttatgcgACAAAGAATACAGTATTGCCAAATACTTTTTGACACCGTATAGAGGACGAATACTTAATAAGGGTATAAGAGAGGTGAAAGTCATGATTGTAGTAGCGTTTGGGACACCTTGCTATAGGGTGAAAACCCCTACTCTcaactttcatgatacaggtgtTGATATCTTGctaagtaataattttattcaaacatttacaagatatatgcaggataattaGATGAATCTGTTATTCtatactactaactgtggtagtgaaATACAAGttttgcaaagagaaaagatatttaacaaaataatgcCTATAAATTTTCACAACAAGCGTGGTGATTTCGATACCAGATtaactcataaaaaatataggataagaaaaaatttggtAAAGGTCTTTTGTCTTCAAAGAATAGACACTCATCGATAGTGATAGCTTCTACGAGAAATTTGAGGAAGATATTAAGAACCTCAAACAAGAAAGCAAGCTATCTCTTGGGAATGTTAAGAGACTTATTCAGAGGAACTTCAATGAAAACCCTCTGGTATGGTAGGATAGGAACAAGACCGAGACTAATTTGAAAGTTAAAGAAGAATGCAAGTATGAGTACGTTCAATACAAGCCTAcccagatgaacatggaggacAAGAAGGATACGTAGATGATTATCAAAGAGCAAATCAACCTTTGACTCATCGAGTCTAAAATATCTACTTATAGCTGTCCTGGTTTTCTTTAAGAAATCATGAAGATAAAAAGAGCCAAACTCGGTtgataattaactattaagggattaatagaatattagaatttgatagTTATTACATTACGAGTAGAGAGCACTTAATTGACTGCATTAAAAGTGCAAAAGTGTgttctaaatttaattgcaaatttgatttttatcagatcaagatggagagtgaatcaaaaatatttagtgtACTCTCCACACCACATGGATAATATATCTAGAATATGCTACCAACGGGATTAGCAaatgcaccccagatatttcaaaagaaaatgaataattttttttaaagattattttgagtttatgtTTGTCTACATTGACGACATATTAattgcatctaaaaatatgaaagatcatattaaacatcttgaaatattttttgatacaTGTCATAGAGAAGGATTAGTGCTTTTTGAGAAGAAGGCTACTATCAcagtcaataaaattgaaattttaggaattcttattgacgaaacagGTATTGAGCTGCATAGTCATACtgtggagaaaatccgcaATTTTTTAGCTATACTCAAAGATAAGAAGCACTTGGAGCTTTTatggagttgttaattttgcaaaaaaatctttataaaGGATCTCGCAAGATACATGATTTGACCctttttgaaagaaacaaaagttcaaaatgCAAGTGGGAAGAAATTGTCTCCTCcaatggaaaaataatatctatttCATATGTctcttcaataaaattaaggcTTCTGTTGGGTTtattgtccaaaattctatcAAGTCCTATATTGGAGTGTCTTCTAcaccctaaggtaggaaacggAATAGGGTTGTGTAgtttgttgctgaaggagccaagtaaATGTGAACCATCTGTTGTGATAGTGTGGTTGGAGAAAGTCCataaaatcgaggacttggaatactcGAAAACAAGGCGGTTGTAAAAAAGTACGAATTTATGaggatttaatttatttgataagcatgttgggcctaaTTTGGAGCATGTAGTAGACTATGGTTAACTTTTAGATAGAAGGGCAAAATGATCATAAAATGGCctgaaggaccaaaatcacGAACATTTGaaagttataggaccaaaattgcgaACCCCTTATAGATACATGACCAAAATCACAATAAACCCATATACACATTATAGGTACAAAATTCTTTCCAAACGCATAAGTAGCATGAATCTAGACATATGccccatttatttttaagtaagaGAAAACCGGACGTAACACTATTTTACAATAAAGATCCGAACAGATTTTAAACTATGATCACTAATCAAACAAACCTAACCTAATTCTTGGCAACCCCTCCAAATAACCTTAAGCCCTAAACTAAAACTCAAAACACAACAACCACTCATAACCTCATACTAGTTCATCCTGCATTCACGGCCAGGGCCCTTAGGGAACCTCCACTTATCCTTGCAATAATCATACACCATGTGTTTCTTCTGCAGCCTCTTCATCCTCGCTCGGCTCCTCCTGTCCAGCTCCATTTTCAGCACACGTCTGGTCGAGAAATCAGCGTCAGTACAAGCAGAGGCTCTTGTTTCCGGAGACCAAATGCAGCCATCCATGGAGAAATTTCTGTACCAAGCATTGAATGGGGCTAAGGTCCAGTTGGTCTTGACCAGACCGTGCTGCGTGGCCCAGTCGTCAGCGTTCCACAGACTTGAGTGTACTCTCATGGCCTGGTCTTTGGGGTACGGCACCCCTATTCTTTCCAGGTTCTTGAACTCCCGTATTGGTATGTTGTCCACGTAGAAGCTGGAAACCAAGAGAAacaatgtttatatttttgtttgatttgacTTTACTACTTTGACGAGTAGACGAAAAGTAACTTCAGGAATAGGTAAAGTTACtattttagttccataaaacAGGGAGTCAACACTTTTGGCCCctattttgtggaattcttagGGAGTGTTTGTAAGTGCTTCAAAAAAGAGTTTTACAGCTTCTGGCGtcaaaaaaatacttttgaagtGTTTGGAATATCTGCCTCTGCTTTTAAAAtggctaaaaaaaaaagtattttttggcAAAAAACTAGAAGCACCTTGGGAGATGCTTTGAGCTGCTTTggcttttttgtaaataaattcaactttattttttactactttatccttattataataattttaattcaacttcaccgttttcaatttatttttaaaattgtatatttaaagttgatgtatgaattttcaaataatttaaatttcaacaataattaaatttacactttcacatatttcatgttttaaatactttatgtgctatatcatctaattatattatttctttcacatagtattatttgattaattaataaattaactattttttacaatcatgcaagtttaattattgtatatgaatgaacaattatattactaagtgggagcattattaaattaaatatttttttataatatttttaaaaatataaaaaaaaattgtataatttttttcttatacaaTTAGGAgtaacatttttttcttatacaaTTTCGAATTTGCaattgaaaattgtaattaatatatataaatataaatatatatttgttcactggaacaaaaatatcatactaaaaaaattaactgaaaattaaaacttagCATATTAAAACGGTGTCGTAACAAGTATGTGTTAATTCTctacaaaaatttaacattttttggGATATTTAGACTAAGTAtgctaatattataaattaaaaatttcgattacaaattcaaaatctgATAGGATCAAAAGTAGactctttataatttttttgatcaaaattgtatttagtccaaatataaaattaatatgagcataagaatattaatataatttcataaaatcaagatgttttcttgtttttttctttcttgcaaAAAGCTTAGGCCTCAAGGTTTATCTATGTAATTGATCTAGATAACTTATGGATTTAACTATATAGTAAATGGATTctaggaaaaaattgaaattaaagcAACAAATACGTCGAAATCACcaagatttatatttcaatccTTGCAGTTAAAACATATTACAATTTCTGTCCTAAAATTCAGACGGATTGCGagaatttatatgtaaaatacgACTGCAAGACTATCAAtgcaattttacgaaatcAAGAATATGTTCTGAAACAGGTTGAGacttacaagaaaatagttgattaattattatgaaaaaatttgatgttgaaatagctaattagcaagtaaGATTCTcattgctaaattttttaataagaatttCTCGTGTTAAACAATATAGACTATTAGGAACGAAAACTTTACTTGCTGAAGCTCGatgctgattttttttcataactaTTGGGTCATTTTCTTACAGTGCCTCACGGTTTGTGTATGTATTTAATCCGCAGCTTACGAATACTTACATGATGGTTTTGGGATTCCAGAGAATGGTATATGTGTGGAAATCTGCAGTGGGATCAAACCATAGGAAGAACTGCTGTTCTCTGTCACCCTTGCCCTGGCTGAACACGTTTGTGTGAAGGGTGTAAGGATTACCAGTGGAATTTCCCAGGAACTCAAAGTCTATCTCATCATGGTGGTCGCCTAGTGATGAAAACTGAGACATGATCATTACGTCAAAACATTAAGAATAATACTAGATTGACTGCTTCTCCATCTGACATATTAGTCCTAAGTATTTCTGTAATTGTTTAAATTCCTAGTCTGACTAGTCGGAGTATGTCATGAATCTTACATAATAAGTTGTGACAGTGCCTGCAGAGTCTCCAGGGATAAGCTTGATTTGCATGTCAATCTTTCCGAAGAGTAATTGTTTCCTGGACTGGAAGCCGGAGCCAGAATGTTTGTCGAGCGTAAGCTTGAGGAGCTCCCCGTCGTTGAGTATCTCAGTGTGGAATTCACCCCACGTGACGAGGACATGCTTGTAGAAAGTGGCGTTTTCGTTCTTGATAACGGTAGGTGGACTGATCAATTTTGTTTCATCGTCGACAGGACAAATGTCAGCCAATTACACTCACCAGATACTTCAACATAACAAAATTTCAGCTACATTCATCTATTTTAAGTCGGTGTTTCGTTTaagcatgcatatatattgtCCTAAGACAGACAACTGcaatatgtgattgatttagtTTGATCTGTCCAAATCTGATCtggacaaatatttttatgatgaataaCTTGTCTTATATAAAttctatgtatatattctTTGAAGTACAATGTTATGACAAATACCTTACAAATGCACAAACAAAAAAGGTTAGTTAATTACCTGGGCTCCTGCGTTGTGATTTCATATTTGAGTTCTTGGTTACGTCGAGCCGTAGAGATTGTTTGGGTAACAAAGACGTCCAACTGCAATGTATTAAGACAAATTAAAACTTGAGTAACATGATTCGAGCACGTATGTAATAACATTAGATGTCACAGAAAATATTGTACCCTGAAGACAAAGATGGCTGAAAAGATGATGAAGGCCATGTAGGGGATGTAAGTCCCGGCACGAGGTTGGTGGGAACTCCTGGGTGGCATAACGATTGATTGATTCTGGGAACACAACAGAAGGAATTGTGCAGCATTGTCTTAATTTCAATGATCATCAACATGTTTCTAGTACGTATGTACCACTTATCACTACTCCTTTTCATGTTTCGTGTTTCTAATTATCAGTCCTTCCTTTTCTCAGTCACAAAGCGATGGTCGTCCATAAGTCTTGGATATTTGTGGTTGGATCTCTTGCTATTATTTCTCTAAGTATTCTTACCTATATTAGGTGTTACTAATATCTctaatagtgtatatatattatataaattggtgTTGTTATATGCTATTATTACGAGtactttatataataataaggataatttacgATGAGCTTTAGGTTTAAGGATTTGCGTGTTTTTTCCACACGGGTCAAATCGCACACCAACTTAATCCCACTTGGGAACCAGAACCAAAGTCGTTCGATGACTTTGTACTACAACGTTTAGGACAATAACACGTGGACCTGTATAAGTACGGATATTTTGTCCTATAAATACTCCCAACCATTTCGGGTAATGGTACGTCAATTATTACCTTTTTACACTAGCTTACAAGGTTTAATTCTGATCTCTCGATCTCTTGAACCAACTTAATCATGgaagaacattttttttagggCTACCCAACAAGCGTACgatcttttttcttctcaatttttcaaatacccGATTAGGACTACTTGTTAAGCAACCTAGATTCTAATCAAAATCaacataattacatatatataccccgttatttttgaaaaattacaaatacatacccctcatatttgataaattaaaattatgtaatcttcAACGTAGACCTAGAAATGTCCATGCACGTTGcccttgtttttttttttttaaattttgaaaaattgtaagaaaaagCAAACTATGTCATTATTTCTTGTTGCCTTTCTAGTCCATcaaaaagtttttgaaaattttaagaaataaattaaattatttcacaATCCACGACATTTTGCCCAATTCATTACAAAGAATACATGAAaacttaacaaaaattaatgaactAGACTAGTTGTTGAAGGGACGTTAAAACTCATGGGCACTGACAATTTCCCAAACaacgagaaaatatttataattatgtcaaattttaaaaaaaaattcaatatatatgtatatatatatagagagagagagagagagatttgaatttttgtttttttgggtaCTTAGTGTATGGGCATGAAGCTATATAtcgttattttttcttcaaaaaatccAACCATCAACTATCATTTCAGTCCATTCACACTACAAATTTTGCCAATAGTAACTAAAACTATAATAGAAACAAATTAACTTCGACTGGAGTCTTTAGGCTGACAATATAAAGATCACCAGCTGCCTAAAACATTAACAGTCCTAAACATAGAATTAGATCGACATGCCGGACAAAcagatacatatatagttaAGACAATCCGACCTGCTTGTGTACAAAATTCCTGGAGCTTCTCACAGTTGGTTTATGGATTTCTTCCTCCATGATTTCTCGATTCGTATTTCTGCTTGAATTGGTGTTTACCGGAACCCGATCATGTGCTATCAAGAACTAGAATATGCAAGAATCACATGTATTATGTAGggaatcaaaaaaataagttgtaaAGTGTAAACAGATATCAGTAGCAATTTCTTACATTTCCCAGGTAAGTATTAATGTAAGTAGACCAATTTCATATGAGATCCAACTTCTTCATCGCCATCTGTCTGCACTGGTGGCCTTCCGCCAACTAGTGTGAAAGATCTTTATATCTTTGCCACTTTGGGTCGGATTGGGGCCATTGATAGGGTGCTTCCCTCTTATTAGGAAAAAGAGAATCCAAATCCCATCCCTCATTTATACCTAGTCCCATAAGTTCAGGGAATTCCTCCTCCAGGCTACCCGGGTCTGGAACTGGAGCAGGAGCTTGAATTTGAGGTAAAAGACCCTGGAAAGTTGTCCATGGAAATTCATGATGAACTGGAGCAGGAGCTTGAATTTGAGGTAAAAGACCCTGGAAAGTTGTCCATGGAAATTCATGATGAACTGGAGCTGGAGCTGGAGCTTGAATTTGAGGTAGAGGACCTTCTTCTTGACCCTGGAAAGATGGCCCTGAAAATTCATAATGAACTGGAGCTGGAGCTTGAATTTGAGGTAGAGGACCTTCTTCTTGACCCTGGAAATATGGCCCTGGAAATTCATGATGAACTGGAGctggatttggatt
This Sesamum indicum cultivar Zhongzhi No. 13 linkage group LG5, S_indicum_v1.0, whole genome shotgun sequence DNA region includes the following protein-coding sequences:
- the LOC105162851 gene encoding probable xyloglucan endotransglucosylase/hydrolase protein 23, with protein sequence MPINIKLKASCAQTHRQKMGFFVYSRNALLLRFLTTLFLITSSKANFFQDFDITWGEGRGKIVDNGDLLTLSLDRYSGSGFKSKKEYLFGKIDMQLKLVPGNSAGTVTAYYLSSEGQNHDEIDFEFLGNLSGDPYTVHTNVYTQGKGEREQQFRLWFDPTADFHTFSVLWNSQTVLFLVDNTPIREFKNLENIGVQFPRKQPMRLYSSIWNADQWATRGGLIKTDWSQAPFTASYRNYNASACTVPVNPGQAACSSAANQQPDNRPWKLDPVSEEKLKWVQQNYMIYNYCTDTKRFPEGFPPECTAHA
- the LOC105162852 gene encoding xyloglucan endotransglucosylase/hydrolase protein 22; this translates as MPPRSSHQPRAGTYIPYMAFIIFSAIFVFRLDVFVTQTISTARRNQELKYEITTQEPSPPTVIKNENATFYKHVLVTWGEFHTEILNDGELLKLTLDKHSGSGFQSRKQLLFGKIDMQIKLIPGDSAGTVTTYYFSSLGDHHDEIDFEFLGNSTGNPYTLHTNVFSQGKGDREQQFFLWFDPTADFHTYTILWNPKTIIFYVDNIPIREFKNLERIGVPYPKDQAMRVHSSLWNADDWATQHGLVKTNWTLAPFNAWYRNFSMDGCIWSPETRASACTDADFSTRRVLKMELDRRSRARMKRLQKKHMVYDYCKDKWRFPKGPGRECRMN